Proteins encoded by one window of Massilia sp. NR 4-1:
- a CDS encoding non-ribosomal peptide synthetase, with protein sequence MSDMNTLAALRARLSPAQLAKLQERLSGAAKPAAGAAPAQAIPRRASGSVAELSFAQQRQWFLWQLDPDSAAYHLSGGLRFRGRLDAEALRAGLEALIARHPSLRTVFCQEQDGSLRQLVQTPASVELPCRTLSGSALEEEIRSLCAKPFDLASGPLLRAALFKVGEDEHQLVVVMHHIVSDGYSTQLILDELAQRYAARVQGRALQLLELPIEYSDYAAWQRNLLAGAEGERQLAWWRDLLGAHQPALNLQTARPRHAEGTYGAARHAVQLPFELAAALRRQAQNHGATFFTALLTAFQALLFRYSGQTDIRVGVPVANRHHAETAGLVGFFVNTQVLPVRLDAKQPLARLLEQTRDNALGAQAHQDLPLDWLVEAMQVERSLTGNPLFQVMFNHLRLDHGSLAQWPGLAVERIDFDEQNVQSELSLTTYESSDGRVTASFSYAPELFDAAYIEGMAEHYLLLLQALAGNPEQTLGEIELLSEAQQVRLAQWGDNHEHHDGEEPVHCLFELQAATRPQNCALLFGEASLSYGELNARANRLAHHLIQLGVRPESKVGIALERSFEMVIGLLAILKAGGAYVPLDPEYPAERLRYMVEDSGIDLLLTHSQLLPQFRHDGVAALALDQLNLDGQPEHNPAPALNGENLAYVIYTSGSTGRPKGAANRHRSLYNRLAWMQQTYRLTPADTVLQKTPFSFDVSVWEFFWPLMMGARLAIAAPGEHREPARLSELICRHQVTTLHFVPSMLQAFLAHEGVADCRSLTRIVCSGEALPAEAQNGVFKLLPQAALYNLYGPTEAAIDVTHWTCRADGGSQVPIGQPISQTKTYVLDGELNLVPAGVAGELYLGGIGLARGYLERPALTSERFVADPFDPLGGRLYRTGDLVRWNGEGQLEYLGRLDHQVKIRGLRIELGEIEAQLLAQPELREAVVVAREGAAGTRLVAYVSPQAGAGCEANLLRERLAQLLPDYMVPSAIVVLEALPLNANGKIDRKALPEPELSQASRYEAPHEGTEAALATLWAELLGMDRIGRNDHFFQLGGHSLLAVQLTARIQRDMQFELSVKDVFRHPVLVEMARHIGAQRGKSNEQALADLDSFIDSLENV encoded by the coding sequence ATGTCCGATATGAACACCCTGGCCGCATTGCGTGCGCGGCTCAGCCCTGCGCAACTGGCGAAACTCCAGGAACGCTTGAGCGGCGCAGCCAAACCGGCTGCAGGCGCCGCACCGGCGCAAGCCATACCACGCCGCGCTTCTGGTAGTGTGGCCGAACTCTCCTTCGCCCAGCAGCGCCAATGGTTTCTGTGGCAGCTTGACCCGGACAGCGCGGCCTATCATTTGAGCGGCGGCCTGCGTTTTCGCGGCCGTCTGGATGCCGAAGCATTGCGCGCCGGCCTGGAGGCGCTGATTGCCCGCCATCCATCCCTGCGCACGGTATTTTGCCAGGAGCAAGATGGCAGTCTGCGTCAACTGGTGCAGACGCCTGCCTCTGTCGAACTGCCTTGCCGGACTCTGAGCGGCAGTGCGCTGGAGGAGGAAATACGCAGTCTCTGCGCCAAACCCTTCGACCTGGCAAGCGGCCCTTTGCTGCGCGCGGCCTTGTTCAAGGTGGGAGAGGACGAACACCAGCTGGTGGTGGTCATGCATCATATTGTCTCGGATGGCTATTCCACCCAGCTGATACTGGATGAGTTGGCGCAGCGATACGCCGCCCGCGTGCAGGGAAGGGCGCTGCAACTGTTGGAACTGCCGATTGAGTACAGCGATTACGCAGCATGGCAGCGCAATTTGCTGGCGGGCGCGGAAGGCGAACGGCAACTGGCCTGGTGGCGGGATTTGCTGGGGGCGCACCAGCCTGCACTGAATCTGCAAACGGCCCGTCCCCGCCATGCTGAAGGGACGTATGGCGCGGCCCGCCATGCCGTCCAGCTGCCATTCGAACTGGCTGCAGCATTGCGGCGTCAGGCGCAAAATCATGGGGCGACCTTTTTCACGGCGCTGCTTACGGCGTTTCAAGCCCTGTTGTTCCGCTACAGCGGTCAGACCGATATACGCGTCGGCGTCCCTGTCGCCAACCGTCATCATGCGGAGACGGCGGGTCTGGTCGGCTTTTTTGTGAATACGCAGGTGCTGCCGGTGCGTTTGGACGCGAAGCAGCCGTTGGCACGGCTGCTGGAGCAGACCCGCGATAATGCGCTCGGCGCCCAGGCGCACCAGGATTTGCCGCTGGACTGGCTGGTCGAAGCCATGCAGGTGGAGCGCAGTCTGACCGGCAATCCGCTGTTCCAGGTGATGTTTAACCATCTACGCCTGGATCATGGCTCCCTTGCTCAATGGCCAGGCCTTGCGGTGGAGCGTATCGACTTCGACGAACAGAATGTGCAAAGCGAATTGTCGCTGACAACTTACGAAAGCTCGGATGGCAGGGTGACGGCCAGCTTCAGCTACGCGCCGGAACTGTTCGATGCAGCCTATATCGAAGGCATGGCGGAACATTATCTGCTGCTGTTGCAAGCCTTGGCGGGCAATCCAGAACAAACCCTGGGTGAAATCGAGCTGCTGAGCGAAGCGCAGCAAGTCCGTCTGGCGCAATGGGGAGATAACCACGAACACCATGATGGAGAGGAGCCGGTCCACTGCCTGTTCGAACTACAGGCTGCGACGCGTCCGCAGAACTGCGCACTGTTGTTTGGCGAGGCGTCGCTGAGTTATGGCGAACTGAATGCTCGTGCCAACCGTCTGGCCCACCATCTGATCCAGCTTGGCGTGCGGCCGGAGAGTAAAGTCGGCATCGCGCTGGAACGTTCCTTCGAGATGGTGATTGGCCTGCTGGCTATACTGAAGGCAGGCGGTGCCTACGTGCCGCTCGATCCCGAATATCCGGCCGAACGCCTGCGCTATATGGTTGAAGACAGTGGCATCGACCTGCTGCTGACGCATAGCCAGTTGCTGCCGCAATTCCGCCACGACGGCGTGGCCGCGCTGGCTCTCGATCAATTGAACCTGGACGGGCAGCCGGAGCACAATCCGGCGCCAGCGCTGAATGGCGAGAATCTGGCCTATGTGATCTACACCTCCGGCTCGACCGGCAGGCCAAAAGGCGCGGCCAACCGCCACCGTTCCTTGTACAACCGGCTGGCGTGGATGCAGCAGACTTACCGGCTGACGCCCGCCGACACGGTGCTGCAAAAGACGCCGTTCAGCTTCGATGTCTCGGTCTGGGAATTCTTCTGGCCCCTGATGATGGGCGCGCGGTTGGCGATTGCGGCACCGGGCGAACATCGCGAACCGGCGCGCCTGAGCGAGCTGATTTGCCGGCACCAGGTCACGACGCTGCATTTCGTGCCGTCGATGCTGCAAGCCTTCCTGGCGCATGAGGGCGTGGCGGACTGTCGCAGCCTGACGCGCATTGTCTGCAGTGGCGAGGCGCTGCCAGCCGAAGCGCAGAACGGTGTCTTCAAGCTGCTGCCGCAGGCGGCGCTCTACAACCTGTATGGCCCGACCGAAGCGGCCATCGACGTCACCCACTGGACTTGCCGCGCCGATGGCGGCAGCCAGGTGCCGATTGGTCAACCGATCAGCCAGACCAAGACCTATGTGCTGGATGGCGAGCTGAATCTGGTACCGGCAGGCGTGGCTGGCGAGCTGTATCTGGGCGGGATCGGCCTGGCGCGCGGTTATCTGGAGCGTCCTGCACTGACTTCGGAGCGCTTCGTTGCCGATCCTTTCGATCCGCTGGGCGGACGCCTGTATCGCACAGGAGATCTGGTGCGCTGGAATGGCGAAGGCCAATTGGAATACCTTGGCCGCCTTGACCATCAGGTGAAGATACGCGGCCTGCGCATTGAGCTGGGCGAGATCGAAGCGCAATTGCTGGCGCAGCCGGAACTGCGCGAGGCGGTGGTGGTAGCGCGTGAAGGCGCTGCCGGAACCCGGCTGGTGGCCTATGTCTCGCCGCAGGCTGGCGCGGGCTGCGAAGCAAACCTGTTGCGCGAGCGCCTGGCGCAGCTGCTGCCGGACTATATGGTACCAAGCGCCATTGTGGTGCTGGAGGCGCTGCCGCTCAACGCCAACGGAAAAATTGACCGCAAGGCCCTGCCCGAACCGGAACTGTCCCAGGCATCCCGCTATGAAGCTCCGCACGAGGGCACGGAAGCTGCGCTGGCCACCCTTTGGGCCGAGTTGCTGGGCATGGACCGCATTGGCCGCAACGATCATTTTTTCCAGCTGGGCGGGCATTCGCTTCTGGCAGTCCAGTTGACGGCTCGCATCCAGCGGGACATGCAGTTTGAACTGAGCGTCAAGGATGTGTTCCGTCATCCCGTTCTTGTGGAGATGGCGCGGCATATTGGCGCTCAGCGTGGAAAGTCCAATGAACAGGCCCTGGCCGACCTTGATTCCTTTATCGATAGTTTGGAGAATGTTTGA
- a CDS encoding type I polyketide synthase — protein MNLADQGLPEQEEFTGVEIAIVGMAGRFPGAESVDALWRNILNGVEARRAFDDEQLRTRGVADAALADPAYVKAGMVLDGVDQFDAGFFGYSPREAERLDPQQRVFLETAWHALENAGYAGTATPALTGVYAGSGSNLYLMRNLLPGVDWAASDIASLLGLMNGNDQGSLATRIAYKLNLRGPAVSVQTACSTSLVAVHMACRSLLNYESDLALAGGVWLNLLQEMGYRHQAGAILSADGHCRAFDAAAGGTVIGSGAGIVVLKRLDEALRDGDAIHAVIKGSALNNDGAGKMAYSAPSVDGQAEVIQTAMAMAGVDAGGIGYVEAHGTGTALGDPVEIAALTQAFRASTQKSGYCAIGSVKTNIGHLDAAAGVTGLIKAVLALKHRTLPPSLNFEQPNPQIDFPSSPFYVNTQARPWAMTGTPRRAGVSSFGMGGTNAHVVLEEAPRPVVQQAPAGQQDQLLLLSARSANALDETITRLASHLEQHAEQALADVAYTLHSGRRHFAHRAVALTSGHVQAAQVLAGGSGSLVRGQAMAEAPAVAFLFPGQGAQHVDMGRDLYLTNSVVRDTVDRCCVLLESRLGLDLRDLMYPAEGREEEATARLEQTAYTQPALFVLEYAMAQMWLSRGVQPDALLGHSIGEYVAACLAGVFTLEDALAIVAERGRLLQASAEGAMLAASLPEAQLAFYRDAGCDIAAVNAADLCVLAGPVTAVELVERQLAERGVGTRRLHVNRAFHSALVEPVLAEFEALLRKVVLQAPRIPFISNLSGSWIKAEEACDPGYWLRHMRGTVRFADGLATLLEKSNRLLLEVGPGETLSSLARRHALAAERPVLATQAHPARRSQNAQQHALCLAQLWVAGVELDAAALGIGGKHRVALPGYSFERQSYWAEAAPIKVVKARSMDDWFLRPVWKRALPLSSAGQERSGPILLLADETSFADKLADSLLAQGREVVRVERGSGFERIAANCYAVRPGDAGDLAQLLQALESAAVIDVCHMWALNSGSQPDALERGFHSLLALAQALDSAGVGAAAITVLSDGLADVTGTEQLHPQQAALYGPCKVIPQEYPNISCRLLDIVLPAAGGVNEQTLVNQVIGEMNVPQGGTLVAYRGPHRWLKEYEALSRPVAADQRLRRHGVYLITGGAGGVGMALARYLARTWQAKLVLASRNALPSDAPGLLELEALGAEVLAVQVDVGDAGQMTAAVAAARARFGALNGVIHAAGIAGGGLIATKQRASVEKVFAPKLQGTMVLLDAVKDEALDFVLLCSSLTAVTGGFAQADYCAANAVLDALSQRAASGDGPWLVSVNWDVWRDLGMATGHQLPEDEGIAAADAGPLLERILSGPQLPQVLISTIGLERQMARGASMELADRLLPGPTPRRQQHARPALSEAYAEPSGPLEEGLAALWIEFLGIAPVGTNDNLFELGGDSLLAIQLLAKVRGAYGVELHPAGFFKNPTVAALAVMVETRMIEDIERAEAAAVSPQL, from the coding sequence ATGAATTTAGCGGACCAAGGCCTGCCGGAGCAGGAAGAATTCACCGGCGTGGAAATCGCCATTGTCGGCATGGCCGGGCGCTTTCCGGGTGCGGAGAGCGTGGATGCCCTGTGGCGCAATATCCTGAACGGTGTGGAAGCGCGGCGTGCCTTTGATGATGAGCAGTTGCGTACGCGCGGCGTGGCCGATGCCGCGCTGGCCGATCCGGCTTATGTGAAAGCCGGCATGGTGCTGGATGGCGTGGATCAATTTGACGCCGGTTTTTTCGGCTATTCGCCGCGCGAGGCCGAGCGGCTCGATCCGCAGCAGCGCGTGTTCCTGGAAACTGCCTGGCATGCCTTGGAAAACGCTGGCTATGCAGGAACCGCCACGCCAGCGCTGACCGGCGTGTATGCGGGCAGCGGCAGCAATTTGTATTTGATGCGCAATCTGCTGCCCGGCGTGGACTGGGCCGCCAGCGATATCGCCTCACTGCTTGGACTGATGAACGGCAATGACCAGGGATCGCTGGCGACGCGCATCGCCTACAAGCTGAATCTGCGCGGCCCGGCAGTATCGGTGCAGACGGCGTGTTCGACTTCGCTGGTGGCGGTACATATGGCTTGCCGCTCCTTGCTCAACTATGAAAGCGACCTGGCGTTGGCAGGCGGCGTCTGGCTCAACCTCCTGCAGGAGATGGGCTACCGCCATCAAGCTGGTGCGATTCTGTCGGCGGACGGTCACTGCCGCGCATTCGATGCGGCGGCTGGCGGTACGGTGATCGGCAGCGGCGCAGGCATTGTTGTGCTCAAACGGCTGGATGAGGCGCTGCGCGATGGCGATGCCATTCACGCCGTTATCAAAGGCTCCGCGCTGAATAATGACGGCGCGGGCAAGATGGCGTACAGCGCGCCCAGTGTCGATGGCCAGGCTGAAGTGATTCAGACAGCGATGGCGATGGCTGGCGTGGATGCCGGTGGCATCGGCTATGTGGAAGCGCACGGCACCGGCACTGCCTTGGGCGACCCGGTGGAAATCGCCGCCTTGACCCAGGCTTTCCGTGCCAGCACGCAGAAAAGCGGCTATTGCGCCATCGGCTCGGTGAAAACCAATATCGGCCACCTGGATGCGGCGGCGGGCGTCACCGGCCTGATTAAGGCCGTGCTGGCCCTTAAGCACCGCACGCTGCCGCCAAGCTTGAACTTTGAGCAGCCGAACCCGCAGATCGATTTCCCCTCCAGCCCTTTTTATGTGAATACGCAAGCCCGTCCCTGGGCGATGACTGGTACACCGCGCCGCGCTGGGGTCAGCTCTTTCGGCATGGGTGGCACAAATGCCCATGTGGTGCTGGAAGAAGCGCCTAGGCCTGTGGTGCAGCAGGCGCCGGCGGGGCAGCAGGATCAGTTACTGCTGCTGTCGGCGCGCAGCGCCAATGCTTTGGATGAAACTATCACGCGGCTGGCAAGCCATCTGGAGCAGCACGCGGAGCAGGCCTTGGCCGATGTCGCGTACACGCTGCATTCCGGACGGCGTCACTTTGCACACCGTGCCGTTGCGCTGACCAGTGGCCATGTCCAGGCGGCACAGGTGTTGGCCGGAGGAAGCGGCTCGCTGGTACGCGGCCAAGCTATGGCCGAAGCACCGGCTGTCGCCTTCCTTTTCCCAGGCCAGGGTGCGCAGCACGTCGATATGGGCCGCGACCTGTACCTGACTAACAGTGTGGTGCGCGATACTGTGGACCGCTGCTGCGTGCTGCTAGAGAGTCGTCTCGGCCTTGATCTGCGCGATCTGATGTATCCGGCGGAAGGCAGGGAAGAGGAGGCTACCGCGCGCCTGGAGCAGACCGCCTATACCCAGCCGGCGCTTTTCGTGCTGGAATACGCGATGGCGCAGATGTGGCTTAGCCGCGGCGTGCAACCCGATGCGCTGCTGGGGCATAGCATCGGCGAGTATGTGGCGGCCTGCCTGGCCGGCGTATTTACGCTGGAAGATGCACTGGCCATTGTTGCCGAACGCGGACGCTTGCTGCAAGCGAGCGCCGAAGGCGCCATGCTGGCCGCCAGCCTGCCGGAGGCACAACTGGCCTTCTACCGGGATGCCGGATGCGATATCGCGGCCGTCAATGCGGCCGACTTGTGCGTCCTGGCTGGTCCTGTCACCGCTGTGGAGTTAGTGGAGCGTCAACTGGCTGAACGAGGCGTGGGAACGCGCCGCCTGCACGTCAACCGCGCTTTCCATTCCGCGCTGGTCGAACCGGTGCTGGCCGAATTTGAAGCCTTGCTGCGCAAGGTTGTGCTGCAAGCGCCCAGGATTCCGTTCATTTCCAATCTGAGCGGAAGCTGGATCAAGGCGGAAGAGGCCTGCGATCCAGGCTACTGGCTGCGCCATATGCGCGGCACGGTGCGCTTCGCTGATGGCCTGGCAACGCTGCTGGAGAAGTCCAACCGCCTGCTGCTGGAAGTCGGTCCGGGAGAAACGTTGAGCAGCCTCGCGCGCCGCCATGCGCTGGCGGCTGAACGTCCGGTGCTCGCCACACAGGCGCATCCGGCGCGGCGCAGCCAGAATGCGCAGCAGCATGCACTTTGCCTGGCGCAGCTCTGGGTGGCCGGAGTCGAGCTGGATGCGGCGGCTCTGGGCATCGGTGGCAAGCACCGGGTTGCTTTGCCGGGGTATTCCTTCGAGCGCCAGTCATACTGGGCGGAAGCCGCACCGATAAAGGTGGTGAAGGCACGCAGTATGGACGACTGGTTCCTGCGCCCTGTGTGGAAACGCGCCTTGCCCCTGAGCTCCGCTGGCCAGGAGCGCAGCGGCCCGATATTGCTGCTGGCCGATGAAACCAGTTTCGCCGACAAGCTGGCCGACAGCCTCCTGGCGCAAGGGCGGGAGGTGGTCCGGGTCGAACGCGGTTCGGGCTTTGAACGCATTGCTGCCAATTGCTATGCCGTGCGGCCCGGCGATGCGGGTGATCTGGCGCAACTGCTTCAGGCGCTGGAATCCGCTGCGGTCATCGACGTATGTCATATGTGGGCGCTGAATTCAGGAAGCCAGCCGGATGCACTGGAGCGCGGCTTTCATAGCTTGCTGGCCTTGGCGCAGGCGCTGGATAGCGCCGGTGTCGGCGCCGCAGCGATTACTGTGCTGAGCGACGGACTGGCGGATGTCACAGGCACGGAACAACTGCATCCGCAGCAGGCGGCCTTGTATGGTCCCTGCAAGGTGATTCCGCAAGAGTACCCGAACATCTCCTGCCGGCTGCTGGATATTGTTCTGCCGGCGGCTGGCGGCGTCAACGAGCAGACGCTGGTGAACCAGGTGATCGGCGAAATGAACGTACCCCAGGGCGGAACGCTGGTAGCGTATCGCGGGCCGCATCGCTGGCTCAAGGAGTACGAAGCGCTGTCACGGCCGGTTGCGGCGGATCAGCGCCTGCGCCGCCACGGCGTGTATCTGATCACGGGTGGCGCGGGTGGTGTTGGCATGGCGCTGGCCCGATATCTGGCGCGGACGTGGCAGGCAAAACTGGTCCTGGCGAGCCGCAATGCATTGCCTTCCGATGCGCCAGGCTTGCTGGAACTGGAGGCACTGGGCGCCGAAGTGCTGGCTGTTCAAGTCGATGTTGGCGATGCTGGGCAAATGACGGCCGCAGTTGCCGCTGCCCGCGCCAGGTTTGGTGCCTTGAATGGCGTAATCCACGCTGCCGGTATCGCCGGTGGAGGCCTGATTGCAACCAAGCAGCGCGCCAGCGTGGAAAAGGTGTTTGCGCCAAAACTGCAGGGCACGATGGTTCTGCTGGATGCGGTGAAAGACGAGGCGCTGGATTTCGTTTTGCTCTGTTCTTCGCTGACGGCGGTCACGGGCGGTTTCGCGCAAGCCGACTACTGCGCCGCGAATGCCGTTCTGGACGCGCTGTCGCAGCGCGCTGCCAGCGGCGACGGTCCTTGGCTGGTTTCGGTCAACTGGGATGTATGGCGCGATCTGGGCATGGCGACCGGACATCAGCTGCCGGAGGATGAAGGCATCGCTGCCGCCGATGCCGGTCCACTGCTGGAACGCATACTCTCCGGCCCGCAGTTGCCGCAAGTGCTGATATCGACCATTGGACTGGAACGGCAGATGGCGCGCGGCGCCTCGATGGAGCTGGCGGATCGCCTATTGCCCGGACCAACGCCGCGCCGCCAGCAGCATGCGCGTCCTGCCTTGTCCGAGGCATATGCAGAGCCAAGTGGACCTCTGGAAGAAGGTCTAGCGGCGCTATGGATTGAATTCCTCGGCATTGCGCCGGTTGGGACCAACGACAATCTGTTCGAACTTGGTGGTGATTCGCTGCTTGCGATTCAACTGCTGGCCAAGGTGCGCGGCGCGTATGGTGTTGAGCTGCATCCGGCTGGCTTTTTCAAGAATCCGACGGTTGCCGCGCTGGCGGTAATGGTCGAAACCCGAATGATAGAAGACATCGAGCGCGCCGAAGCGGCTGCGGTGTCCCCACAGTTGTAA